The following are from one region of the Candidatus Zixiibacteriota bacterium genome:
- a CDS encoding amidohydrolase family protein, which translates to MARLKVIAGGQLVDPSADIDKKADLYIEKGNVSRVETKQLLTTEDLKQMEPGEFIDATGMIISPGLIDMHVHLREPGKEKLETIQTGSEAAAAGGFTTICCMPNTTPTIDNQETVKFILSRARQAPVRVYPISAITKGQKGKELAEIGEVVAAGAIALTDDGYPVQSAEMMRKAFDYARMFKIPVIEHPEDLSLSGDGVMNEGYTSMRLGMKGVPFVSEEVCVSRDLLLARYTGGRIHFAHISTAGAVELIRQAKKADVNVTAEVTPHHLSLTDDLIAEDFDPNLKMSPPLRTETDVRALIKGLLDGTLDCIASDHAPHSHESKDVEFDLAPNGVIGLETSLGVCSTYLIKEKHLKWTQLIRAMSTRPAQILSLNAGSLQEGFPADITIIDPGKEWIVNPERFLSRSRNTPYAGQTLTGKAVYTIVDGKVVYKDV; encoded by the coding sequence ATGGCAAGACTTAAAGTGATCGCAGGCGGTCAACTGGTCGATCCCTCTGCCGACATCGACAAGAAAGCAGACCTGTATATAGAGAAAGGTAATGTCTCACGTGTTGAGACCAAACAACTGCTGACCACCGAAGACCTCAAACAGATGGAGCCGGGCGAATTTATAGATGCAACAGGCATGATTATATCCCCCGGTTTGATAGATATGCATGTGCACCTGCGCGAACCCGGCAAGGAAAAACTGGAGACCATCCAGACCGGCTCGGAGGCGGCCGCGGCAGGTGGTTTTACCACGATCTGTTGTATGCCCAATACAACCCCAACAATCGACAACCAGGAAACTGTCAAGTTCATCCTCAGTCGAGCCCGCCAGGCCCCTGTCCGGGTTTACCCGATCTCTGCCATCACGAAGGGACAAAAGGGCAAAGAACTGGCGGAAATCGGTGAGGTCGTAGCGGCCGGCGCGATCGCATTGACCGATGACGGTTACCCGGTGCAGTCGGCTGAAATGATGCGCAAGGCATTCGATTACGCCCGTATGTTCAAGATTCCGGTTATCGAACATCCCGAGGATCTCTCGCTTTCGGGCGATGGTGTCATGAACGAAGGATATACCTCAATGCGACTCGGCATGAAAGGCGTGCCGTTTGTATCCGAAGAAGTCTGTGTCTCACGCGATCTGCTTCTGGCCCGTTACACCGGAGGACGCATTCATTTCGCACATATCTCCACCGCCGGAGCTGTCGAACTTATCCGCCAGGCCAAGAAAGCTGATGTCAATGTCACAGCGGAAGTCACACCTCATCACCTGTCATTGACCGATGACCTGATTGCTGAAGACTTTGATCCGAACCTGAAGATGTCCCCCCCGCTCAGGACAGAGACTGATGTCAGGGCCCTGATAAAGGGACTTCTGGACGGCACACTGGACTGCATCGCTTCCGACCACGCACCTCATTCGCATGAAAGCAAGGATGTCGAATTCGATCTCGCTCCCAATGGAGTAATCGGTCTGGAAACTTCGCTGGGAGTATGCAGTACTTACCTGATCAAGGAAAAACATCTCAAGTGGACGCAGTTGATTCGGGCCATGTCTACCCGGCCGGCTCAGATTTTATCTCTCAACGCCGGTTCGTTGCAGGAAGGATTCCCGGCAGATATAACTATTATCGATCCCGGAAAAGAATGGATCGTCAATCCTGAACGCTTCCTCTCGCGCTCACGAAATACGCCCTATGCCGGACAAACACTGACAGGTAAAGCAGTGTATACAATCGTCGATGGGAAAGTAGTCTACAAGGATGTATAG
- a CDS encoding aspartate carbamoyltransferase catalytic subunit, which yields MGLKINHLLGLENVSREDIELILNTTRSFREVIERPVKKVPPLRGVTVVNLFYEPSTRTRLSFELAEKRLSADTINFAAKGSSVAKGESLKDTVRNIEALKIDMIVMRHSSVGAPHFLTKFASSTIINAGDGAHEHPTQALLDMYSIHARYGKLDGLRIVIVGDILHSRVARSNIWGLKTMGASVAVCGPTTLLPQEVEKMGVDVYSDLDEALHGADVVNVLRLQRERQQAGLLPSLREYTTLFGLTRERLKLLNKNYTVMHPGPMNRGVEISSEVADGDSSIILEQVTNGVAVRMAVLYLLQGGEEN from the coding sequence ATGGGCTTGAAGATCAATCACCTTCTCGGGCTGGAGAATGTCAGCCGGGAGGATATCGAATTGATTCTGAACACCACCCGCTCATTCAGGGAAGTAATCGAACGGCCTGTCAAAAAGGTCCCTCCCCTGCGCGGTGTCACGGTGGTCAACCTGTTCTATGAACCCTCGACTCGCACCCGGCTGTCATTCGAGCTGGCTGAAAAAAGGCTGTCTGCCGACACGATTAATTTCGCGGCCAAGGGCTCATCGGTCGCCAAAGGTGAAAGCCTGAAAGACACGGTGCGCAACATAGAAGCGCTCAAAATCGATATGATCGTCATGAGACACTCCTCAGTCGGTGCACCCCATTTCCTGACAAAATTCGCCTCCTCAACTATCATAAATGCAGGAGACGGAGCTCATGAACATCCCACCCAGGCTCTTTTGGATATGTATTCCATTCATGCACGCTATGGCAAACTGGATGGCCTGCGGATCGTGATTGTCGGCGATATTTTGCATTCTCGCGTGGCCCGCTCGAATATCTGGGGTCTTAAAACCATGGGGGCGTCGGTGGCAGTTTGCGGACCCACGACCCTTTTGCCGCAGGAGGTTGAAAAGATGGGCGTGGATGTCTATTCGGACCTTGACGAAGCTCTGCATGGCGCTGATGTCGTCAATGTTCTCAGGCTTCAGCGTGAACGCCAGCAGGCCGGACTCCTGCCTTCATTGCGCGAGTACACGACTCTCTTCGGGCTGACCCGCGAACGCCTTAAACTGCTCAATAAAAACTACACCGTAATGCACCCGGGTCCAATGAACCGGGGAGTAGAAATATCCTCCGAAGTTGCCGACGGCGATTCATCGATAATCCTGGAACAGGTCACCAACGGCGTGGCAGTCAGAATGGCCGTCCTGTACCTGCTTCAGGGAGGGGAGGAGAATTAA
- the pyrR gene encoding bifunctional pyr operon transcriptional regulator/uracil phosphoribosyltransferase PyrR, which yields MRIAHEILERQPDISRVALIGIRTRGDDLADRLAGMIKQIEDIDLPVGYMDINFYRDDIHIKLERPEVKRTEILFDLEDKIVILVDDVLFTGRTIRAALNQLSDFGRPRAIRLAVLVDRGHRELPIKPDFVGKNLPTSKDDDVLVKLKEIDGEDSVSIISKPQGGQPGKKGE from the coding sequence ATGCGTATCGCCCATGAGATTTTGGAACGACAACCGGATATCTCGCGGGTGGCACTGATCGGCATACGCACTCGCGGCGATGACCTGGCGGACAGGCTGGCCGGCATGATCAAACAGATCGAAGATATCGACCTGCCGGTCGGTTACATGGATATCAATTTCTACCGCGATGATATCCATATCAAGCTGGAACGCCCCGAAGTCAAACGAACCGAAATTCTTTTCGACCTCGAGGACAAGATCGTGATCCTTGTCGATGACGTTCTGTTTACCGGCCGTACGATCCGGGCCGCACTCAACCAGCTCTCTGATTTCGGACGGCCTCGCGCGATCCGCCTGGCGGTTTTAGTCGACCGCGGGCATCGTGAACTGCCGATCAAACCGGATTTTGTCGGCAAAAACCTGCCGACTTCGAAAGATGACGATGTGCTCGTCAAGTTAAAAGAGATAGACGGCGAGGACTCAGTTTCGATAATTTCAAAACCACAGGGCGGTCAGCCCGGTAAGAAGGGAGAGTGA